TGAGGTAAGCGGTGAGCCCGAGCCCGATGACCTCGGGCCGGACGAGCGCGACGTAGCGGTCGATGACGCCGCTTTCTTCCAGCCGCTTGACCCGTCGGAGCACGGCGCTCGGCGACAGGCTCACCTGCTCGGCGATCTGGTCGTAGGTGGCTCGGCCGTCTGCTTGCAGCGTGCGCAGAATCATCCGATCTATCTTGTCCAATGCTTCCATCACATAATTTTCGCAGTTTTACTGCGTGATAGCCAGCATCTGCGCCCAACAACGCTGAAAACGTGAGCGGCATCCGCCCTACAGTGCATGACTGGCCGCATTCACGCCACCCGCCGGCCATTTCATTCATTCGAACCCGCCCTTCTGGAGACCCCACATGAGCCACACCGACGCGCCCCCCTTCACGCCTTGGGAGAACCCGATGGGCACGGATGGCTTCGAATTCATCGAATATGCGGCACCCGACCCGGTCGCGATGGGCAAGGTGTTCGAGCGCATGGGCTTCACGGCCGTGGCCAAGCACCGCCACAAGAATGTGCTGCTCTACCGCCAGGGCACGATCAATTTCATCGTGAACGCCGAACCCGACTCGTTCGCGCAGCGCTTTGCGCGCGAGCACGGCCCGAGCGTCTGCGCCATCGCCTTCCGCGTGCAGGATGCCAAGCAGGCCTACGAACGCGCCACCTCTCTCGGCGCCTGGGGATTTGCCGACAAGGCAGGCCCTGGCGAACTGAACATCCCGGCCATCAAGGGCATCGGCGACAGCCTGATCTACCTGGTCGACCGCTGGCCCGGCAAGAACGGCGCGCAGCCCGGCGACATCGGCAACATCGGCTTCTATGACGTCGACTTCGAACCGCTGCCGGGCGTGGCGTCGAAGGACGCGCTCGCGCCCAAGGGCAACGGCCTCACCTACATCGACCACCTGACGCACAACGTGTACCGCGGCCGCATGAACGTCTGGGCCGCTTTCTACGAGAAGCTCTTCAACTTCCGCGAGATCAAGTACTTCGACATCGAAGGCCAGGTCACGGGCGTGAAGAGCAAGGCCATGACCAGCCCGTGCGGCAAGATCCGCATCCCGATCAACGAAGAGGGCAAGGAGCAGGCCGGCCAGATCCAGGAGTACCTGGACATGTACCGCGGCGAAGGCATCCAGCACATCGCGATGGGCTCGGACAACCTGTACGACACCGTCGATGCGCTGCGCGCCAATGGCGTCACGCTGCTCGACACCATCGACACCTACTACGAACTGGTCGACAAGCGCATCCCCGGACATGGCGAGGACGTGGCCGAACTGAAGAAGCGCAAGATCCTGATCGACGGCAAGAAGGACGCCCTGCTGCTGCAGATCTTCAGCGAGAACCAGCTTGGGCCGATCTTCTTCGAGTTCATCCAGCGCAAGGGCGATGACGGCTTCGGCAACGGCAACTTCAAGGCGCTGTTCGAAAGCATCGAGCTCGACCAGATGCGCCGCGGCGTGTTGACGGCCGCAAAATAAACGCCTCTTTTCACTGGCCAGGAGCCCCCATGCGCAGCACGTTTTCGATCGGCTTGACCCTTGTCGCGGCTGCAGCCGTTCTCTCGGGCTGTGCCATGGCACCAGCGGCGCCGGGCGCCGGCGCCTCGCGCCTGGACGCGGTGCAGAAGGCCTCGGCGCTGCGCATCTGCACGCCGGGAGACTACAAGCCGTTCAGCTTCCAGAAGGCCGACGGCACCTTCGAAGGCATCGACGTGGACCTGATGACGGGTTTCAGCGCGAGCCTGGGCGCCAAGCCCGAATGGGTGAAGACCACTTGGGCCAACCTGCTGCCCGACCTGGCTGCCGGCAAATGCGACCTGGCCGTGGGCGGCGTTTCCGTCACCACCGACCGGCAGAAGCGCGCCTTCTTCAGCACGCCCTACATGGTGAACGGCAAGGCGCCCATTGCGCGCTGCGCCGATGTTGCCAAGTACCAGACCGTGGCCGACATCGACAAGCCTTCGACGCGGGTCATCTTCAACCCGGGCGGCAGCAACGAGCGATTTGCACGCGCCAACTTCAAGCAGGCCAAGCTCACGCTGCACGGAGAGAACGTGACGATCTTCGACGAGATCCTTGCCAACCGCGCTGACGTGTTCGTGACCGAATCCGCTGAAGCCATCACGCAACAGAAGCTCAAGCCGGGGCTTTGCGCCGTCAATCCGGACAAGCCGCTGCAATACGGCGAGATGGCCTGGATGCTGCCGAGGGACGACGTGGCCTTCAAGGCCTACGTCGACCAATGGCTGCACCTGCAGCAGGCCGGCGGCGACTTCCAGCGCGTGATGGACCGCTGGCTCAAATAACCAGAGAACAACTTCCCATGGACATCCTTGCCGCCACCGCGCCTGCCGCTGCCACGCCCGTTGTCTACGGCGCTTCCGACCGCCCGCCGCGCGGCGATTATTCGCGCGGCGGCGTGGTGCAGGCCGACTACACCTGCCCGCAGGACTGGGCCAGCTACACGCCAGCCGACCACGACACCTACAAGCGGCTCTACGAGCGGCAGGCCGCGCAACTGCCCGGCCTGGCCTGTGATGCGTTCATCAACGCCCTGCCCTTGCTGGGGGTGAAGGACCGCATTCCCCGGTTCGAGGAAATCAACGAGCGGCTGCACCGCGCGACCGGCTGGGAGATCGTCGCGGTGCCGGGCCTGATTCCCGAGCTGCCGTTCTTCACCCTGCTGGCGAACCGCAAGTTCCCGGTGACCGACTGGATCCGCAAGCCCGACGAGTTCAACTACATCGTCGAGCCCGATGTGTTCCACGACCTGTTCGGGCATGTGCCGATGCTGTTCGACCCCACCTTTGCCGACTACGTGCAGCGCTATGGCCAAGGCGGCATCAAGGCGCATGAATTGGGTGCAGGCGAGAAGCTGGCACGGCTCTACTGGTACACGGTCGAGTTCGGCCTGATCCGCCAGCCCGACGGCCTGCGCGCCTATGGTGCCGGCATCCTGAGCTCGGTGGGCGAATTGCAGCACGCGGTGCGCAGCAGCGAGCCGCACAGGCTGCCGCTGGACCTGCTGCGCACCATGCGCACGCTCTACAAGATCGACACGTACCAAGCCAACTATTTCGTGATCGAGAGCTTCGCGCAGTTGTTCGAACTCACGGCGCCCGACTTCACGCCGCTCTATCGCGCGCTCGAGGTCGAGTCGGACATCCCTGCGGGGGTGCTGTTGCCCGGCGAGACCGGCAAGGCCTGACAACCACCGCTATCGCGCGCGCGACAGCGCGCACCCTGCTCCTAGGACAAGCCCGCTGGCGGGTGGAGGCATCTGGCTCCCACAATCCGCGCAAAAGGAGCTTGCATGCAGACATCCGCGCGACAGAACTACCCGGCCGACGTGCCGCACGAGATTCACCCGGAGCAGTACCGGTCCCTGCCCCACATGTTCGACGAGGCCTTCGGGCGCTACGCCGAGCGGCCGTTCTCGGTCTGCATGGAGCGGTGGATGTCGTACGGCGAACTCGACCAGCTGTCCAAGGCGCTGGGCGCATGGCTGCAGTCGCTCGGGCTCGAGCCGGGCGCGCGGGTGGCGATCATGCTGCCCAACGTGCCGCAGTTCGCGGTCACGATGTGCGGCGTGCTGCGGGCGGGCTATACCTGCGTCAACGTCAATCCGCTCTACACGGCGCGCGAGCTCGAGCATCAGCTCAAGGACTCGGGCGCGACGGCCATCGTCATCCTGGAGAACTTCGCGGCAACGC
The Variovorax sp. OAS795 genome window above contains:
- the hppD gene encoding 4-hydroxyphenylpyruvate dioxygenase encodes the protein MSHTDAPPFTPWENPMGTDGFEFIEYAAPDPVAMGKVFERMGFTAVAKHRHKNVLLYRQGTINFIVNAEPDSFAQRFAREHGPSVCAIAFRVQDAKQAYERATSLGAWGFADKAGPGELNIPAIKGIGDSLIYLVDRWPGKNGAQPGDIGNIGFYDVDFEPLPGVASKDALAPKGNGLTYIDHLTHNVYRGRMNVWAAFYEKLFNFREIKYFDIEGQVTGVKSKAMTSPCGKIRIPINEEGKEQAGQIQEYLDMYRGEGIQHIAMGSDNLYDTVDALRANGVTLLDTIDTYYELVDKRIPGHGEDVAELKKRKILIDGKKDALLLQIFSENQLGPIFFEFIQRKGDDGFGNGNFKALFESIELDQMRRGVLTAAK
- a CDS encoding transporter substrate-binding domain-containing protein, encoding MRSTFSIGLTLVAAAAVLSGCAMAPAAPGAGASRLDAVQKASALRICTPGDYKPFSFQKADGTFEGIDVDLMTGFSASLGAKPEWVKTTWANLLPDLAAGKCDLAVGGVSVTTDRQKRAFFSTPYMVNGKAPIARCADVAKYQTVADIDKPSTRVIFNPGGSNERFARANFKQAKLTLHGENVTIFDEILANRADVFVTESAEAITQQKLKPGLCAVNPDKPLQYGEMAWMLPRDDVAFKAYVDQWLHLQQAGGDFQRVMDRWLK
- the phhA gene encoding phenylalanine 4-monooxygenase, with amino-acid sequence MDILAATAPAAATPVVYGASDRPPRGDYSRGGVVQADYTCPQDWASYTPADHDTYKRLYERQAAQLPGLACDAFINALPLLGVKDRIPRFEEINERLHRATGWEIVAVPGLIPELPFFTLLANRKFPVTDWIRKPDEFNYIVEPDVFHDLFGHVPMLFDPTFADYVQRYGQGGIKAHELGAGEKLARLYWYTVEFGLIRQPDGLRAYGAGILSSVGELQHAVRSSEPHRLPLDLLRTMRTLYKIDTYQANYFVIESFAQLFELTAPDFTPLYRALEVESDIPAGVLLPGETGKA